The DNA region CTCCAGGGCGTTCAGCGTCTGCGCCCCTGCCTCAGGTTTCACGGCGACGGCCCCCGCACCGGACGCGGCAGCCGATACCCCGCCCGTGACATGCCCCGCCATCATAGCCAGGGCGTGGCCGCCGAACCGTATAATCATGCCCGTCAGGATAGTCGCAAGCATAAGCCCCGACCACCTCATGCCGGCGAAGACCGCGAGCGTCTTCATCGAGGCGGTTGCGAAGCCGTTCACCGCCATCATGCCGAGGTTGTTGTTCGCGACCTCGTAGTAAGCCTTTTTCGCATAGTCCACGGCGAACTGGTGCACCACCGCGTCGGTGACTCCCCACGAGGTGAGCCAGACGAAGCTCCCCGCGACGAGGGTCAATACCTTGTTCCCGATAGGGGTGGGGACCAGAAGGACGTAAAAGGGTATGAGCCCGAGCATCACCGCGGTGAGCACAGCCCTCAGGATGGGAACGTATTCGTTGGCCATCATGCCGCCCGCAAGCCACGACGTGCCCGTGTCCCTCGACGCAATGAGGCCCGCCACGGTGTCGGGGCTTGCGGATATCACGACGTCGTTGATGGCCTCGGTGATCGCGACCTGCCTCTCGATGCTGGTTACGTCGTAGGCCGCCCCCCAGAGGTAGCTTGCGGTGTTTGTCATTATCTCTTGGCAGCGGGTGTATTCCGAGGGGATCGTGGGGTCGAACCCGATGTTCGCACACGCCGCTTTGGTGGCGTTCTCAAAGGTCGCCTGCTGGTTCAGTTCCGCTGATATGGCCGTCCATGCCGCCGTGCAGGAGACGGTCTGGCCTTCCGGCGCGGCATCGGAGTGGTAGACCGTGAATATGGACGGGTTCTGGGCCTGTTCAAACAGCGGCAGGTAGTCCGTATTGTTCATGATGTCGTTGACGGTGAGGGCCGTCCCTGGCCTCTGGCGTTCAAAAAACACGCAGTCGTGTATGTAGTTTTTGAGGTTGTTCGTGAGGTTCCTGTTGGCGAGCGCAACGCCGCGCGTCCCCAGGTTGTAGAACATGTCGAACCCTATGCCCCCCGCATGGTCCTGGTAGCTCATGGGGTCCCCCGCCGTGGAGACGATGTCCACAAGCCCCCTCTCCACCTTGTTGAGGATCCCCGAGAGGACCACGATCCCTTCCGGGACGCCGCCTACCGCCTGGTACCGGTTCTTCACGGGGTCATAGAGGTGTATCGTCCCTTTCGGCACTATAAGGGCGAGGAATATGACAACCCCTATGCCTACGGGCAAGGCCCAGGCGAAGGGGGAATACCTCGTGCCGCCTGCGGCCCTCGCCATGGCGGCTATGCCGCCGAAGAGGATGCCCAGCACCACCACCGAGAAGAACAGGGTCTTGTACCCGTTGTCCCCGAATATGAGCGCCACCTTCTGGAACGCGCCGAGGACCGCATCGAACCCGTTGTACACGTAGTATTCCTGTTCGGAGGCGTCTGCCGGCAGGGGCAGCGAGAAGAGGGATACCGCCAGGACGGCTGCGATCAGGATGGCCTTCAGGATGCCCTTCCTGTTGATAACGCTTCTCCGCCTTATGCTTTTATGCTCTATGCTTTCCTGCTTTAAGCTTTTTCGCTTTATGCTTCTGTCATTCATATCTTCCCTCTGACCGCGATGATCTCCCTATTTCCCCAGCGCCTTCCTTGCGATTCCCGGAGAAAACGCACCCGAGAGCTTCCTGTAGGCGATCTTCTCGAAGTTTTCATGGAACCTCCCCATCTCCTTGATCGTCACATTCTCGCTGAGCGCCCTGCTGTAGTCGCTCTTGAGCAGCGCAGCGTACCTGAACATGTACTCCATCCCCCTTTGGGAAAACGCATCGGCTGCGACGGTAAGCAGGTCGGGTTTGCATCCCGACAGTTCCTTGCCGCCCTGCCTGTCCACTATCACCTTTACCCTGCGGAAAAGGCCCGCGACCCTGCCTGTTATGTCGGAGAATATCTGGTACGCGTACCCGCGTGCGGAGATATCCTTCAGTTCCGTGTATGCCGAGCCAAGCTGGTTTGTCACGATGGCGGTTTTCAGCGTGCTGTAGACGGGGGCAGGGAGGTGGCGTATGAATTCTTCTTCGCCGGCGGTCAGGGCGCCCTTCGCCTCTATCTTGTTCGCTATGCCCTCCACCATGGCGCCCGCCCACTGGAAGATATTCCTTTTCTCATCGGTTATCAGACTGCACTCCCCGTGGGGGTCCGTCCTTTTGTAGACGTTGCCCGTGTAAAGCTGGTTCAGTGAGGAGAGGTCGTTCTGCTCGCAGGGGGGAATGGACTTCCAGTTGCCGTCCCCGTTCGTGACGGTGTAGATCGCGTCCCCGAACATGCCCCTGAGCATCGCTATCGTGTCGCCGGTGAGGTTGCTGCCCTCCGCGGCTATCTGGAGTATGCTTTTTGCCGGGTCCGCGAGCCTGAGAAGCTCGGATGGGCATTCCGCTATCATGCTTGCCGTCGGCGTTATCGGCTGGTTGTTCGTGGACGTCCATATCTCGCTTACCTTGTGGGGCAGGTCAT from Syntrophorhabdaceae bacterium includes:
- a CDS encoding conjugal transfer protein TraH translates to MKNVISRTAIVLPLVLFCLAPCLSNAGFVDDWITQKTETDAGYFEGQKRGYYTGGSFSARWPVQNDYPVTFEPPRLKFGCGGIDAFMGGFSFLNFEYLVQKLQRIMTAAPAAAFDMALNTLCPQCSNTIKSLEEIANALNSIQLNDCQAGKTIAAKILSGVSTDPSIKAEADKGYNILKGLHDLPHKVSEIWTSTNNQPITPTASMIAECPSELLRLADPAKSILQIAAEGSNLTGDTIAMLRGMFGDAIYTVTNGDGNWKSIPPCEQNDLSSLNQLYTGNVYKRTDPHGECSLITDEKRNIFQWAGAMVEGIANKIEAKGALTAGEEEFIRHLPAPVYSTLKTAIVTNQLGSAYTELKDISARGYAYQIFSDITGRVAGLFRRVKVIVDRQGGKELSGCKPDLLTVAADAFSQRGMEYMFRYAALLKSDYSRALSENVTIKEMGRFHENFEKIAYRKLSGAFSPGIARKALGK